The following are from one region of the Amylibacter sp. IMCC11727 genome:
- a CDS encoding malonate decarboxylase subunit alpha codes for MKSKLTTAQEAMALIRDGDVITTTGFVQSCIPELLHASLEKRYLKERTPSDLTLIMCAGAGDSKGLGTGRLHHDGLLKRVIAGNFGRMPGVAQAAQENKICGYNLPQGVISQLYRACAAGQPGLFSKVGLHTFVDPRHGGAKVNDITEEDIVKRVDFDGEEWLFYKATKIDVALLRGTSADASGNISVEREALTLDCLAQAMAAHNNGGIVIVQVERIVENGSIPPKDVQIPGILVDCVVVAEDPEMHKMNYQVQHNPALSGEIRVPVEGMARMPLDNRKIIARRAAFELPPNGAVNLGVGAPDGVATIANEEGVTPYITLTTEAGAVGGVLASGSSFGSSTNADSVIDQNQMFDFYDGGGLDLTCLGMAECDHAGNINASKFGGRLNGSGGFINISQNSRAVVFTGTFTAGGLKTEIVDGQLKILQEGRNQKFVRWVEQITFSGTYAQDRSQPVLYVTERCVFELNKRGLELIEVAPGIDIEKDILAKMAFQPIVENVTQMDPRIFRDEPMGLLDDLLNVNLEERVTYEAERNIMFVNLEGWRIKSKRDIEDLGRVLTAACKKTGKRVNSVINQNHFRIAEDLYDDYTAAIEDVLTEYSITTARYTTSAFMRLKMQTSLFERGVRPHIFESSEEARRAVQNAR; via the coding sequence ATGAAAAGCAAACTCACGACCGCCCAAGAGGCCATGGCACTGATCCGCGATGGCGACGTCATCACCACCACTGGTTTCGTGCAAAGCTGCATTCCCGAACTGCTGCACGCCTCTCTTGAAAAACGATACCTCAAAGAACGCACCCCGAGCGACCTGACCCTGATCATGTGCGCAGGTGCCGGGGATAGCAAAGGTCTTGGCACAGGCCGCCTGCATCACGACGGACTTTTAAAACGGGTCATTGCGGGCAACTTTGGCCGTATGCCAGGCGTGGCCCAAGCCGCGCAAGAAAACAAAATCTGCGGCTATAACCTGCCCCAAGGCGTGATCTCACAATTGTATCGCGCCTGTGCTGCGGGCCAACCGGGTCTCTTTTCCAAAGTCGGTCTTCATACCTTTGTGGACCCGCGCCACGGCGGTGCAAAGGTCAATGACATCACCGAAGAAGACATCGTTAAACGGGTCGATTTCGACGGCGAAGAATGGCTCTTTTACAAAGCCACCAAAATCGACGTGGCCCTCCTGCGCGGCACCAGCGCAGACGCATCAGGCAATATCAGCGTCGAACGCGAAGCCCTCACACTCGATTGTTTGGCCCAAGCCATGGCCGCTCACAACAACGGCGGCATTGTCATCGTTCAGGTGGAACGCATCGTCGAAAACGGCTCCATCCCCCCTAAAGACGTACAAATCCCCGGCATTCTCGTGGATTGCGTGGTGGTGGCTGAAGACCCTGAAATGCACAAAATGAACTATCAGGTGCAGCACAATCCAGCCCTATCAGGCGAAATTCGGGTCCCCGTCGAAGGCATGGCCAGAATGCCGCTCGACAACCGCAAAATTATCGCCCGCCGCGCCGCCTTTGAACTCCCACCAAACGGCGCGGTAAACCTTGGCGTGGGCGCGCCCGATGGCGTTGCCACCATCGCCAACGAAGAAGGCGTCACCCCCTACATCACGCTCACCACCGAAGCAGGCGCTGTGGGTGGCGTATTGGCCAGCGGCTCCAGCTTTGGCTCCTCCACCAACGCAGATTCCGTGATCGATCAAAACCAAATGTTCGATTTCTACGACGGCGGCGGTTTGGACCTTACTTGCCTTGGCATGGCCGAATGCGATCACGCTGGCAACATCAACGCCTCCAAATTCGGCGGGCGGCTCAACGGCTCTGGCGGCTTCATTAACATCTCGCAAAACTCCCGCGCGGTGGTCTTCACAGGCACCTTCACCGCAGGCGGCCTCAAGACAGAAATCGTCGATGGCCAGTTGAAAATCCTACAAGAAGGCCGCAACCAAAAATTCGTCCGCTGGGTCGAGCAAATCACCTTCTCAGGCACCTACGCCCAAGACCGTTCACAACCCGTGCTCTACGTCACCGAACGCTGCGTTTTTGAACTCAACAAGCGTGGGCTCGAACTGATCGAAGTGGCCCCTGGCATCGACATCGAAAAAGACATCCTTGCGAAAATGGCCTTCCAACCCATCGTCGAAAACGTCACGCAAATGGACCCACGCATCTTCCGCGATGAACCAATGGGCCTTCTGGATGACCTGTTGAACGTAAACCTCGAAGAACGCGTAACCTACGAGGCAGAACGCAACATCATGTTCGTCAACCTTGAAGGTTGGCGCATCAAAAGCAAACGCGACATCGAAGACTTGGGGCGCGTCTTAACCGCCGCCTGCAAAAAGACGGGCAAAAGGGTAAACTCTGTCATAAATCAAAACCACTTCAGGATCGCCGAAGACCTTTACGATGACTACACAGCGGCCATTGAAGACGTGTTAACGGAATACAGCATCACCACCGCACGCTACACCACCAGCGCCTTTATGCGGCTCAAAATGCAAACATCGCTCTTTGAACGCGGCGTTCGCCCACATATTTTCGAAAGCAGCGAGGAAGCCAGACGCGCCGTGCAAAACGCCCGATAG
- a CDS encoding CoA ester lyase — protein MSFKVQPASPDRPNRCQLFVPGSRPAIFEKAAASAADVINIDLEDSVSPADKAEARQNVIKGLNEVDWGTKTVSVRINGLDTEYWYRDIVDIMEQAGDRIDQFMIPKVGCAGDIYAVDALVSAVEMAKGRKKPVTFEVIIETAAGLAHVEEIAASSPRMAAMSLGAADYAASMGMQTTGIGGTQSNYYMLDDANGDAARASYLGDPWHAVTVAIVSACRTHGLLPVDGPFGDFSDDAGFTAQARRSATLGMVGKWAIHPKQVALANEVFTPSEAQITEAREILAAMEEAEKSGQGAAVYKGRLVDLASIRQAHVIVKQAEMIG, from the coding sequence ATGAGCTTCAAAGTCCAACCTGCCAGCCCAGATCGCCCAAACCGCTGCCAACTTTTCGTACCAGGCTCCCGCCCTGCAATTTTCGAAAAAGCCGCCGCATCCGCCGCTGACGTTATCAACATCGACCTCGAAGATTCCGTGTCCCCAGCGGACAAAGCCGAAGCACGCCAAAACGTCATCAAGGGCCTGAACGAAGTGGACTGGGGCACAAAAACCGTCTCCGTGCGCATTAACGGTCTGGACACAGAATACTGGTATCGCGACATCGTTGATATCATGGAACAGGCAGGCGACCGCATCGACCAGTTCATGATTCCCAAAGTGGGCTGCGCTGGCGACATCTACGCCGTAGACGCCCTCGTTTCCGCCGTCGAAATGGCGAAAGGTCGCAAAAAACCTGTGACCTTCGAAGTCATCATCGAAACCGCCGCGGGCCTCGCCCATGTGGAAGAAATCGCAGCATCCTCTCCACGCATGGCCGCCATGTCGCTCGGCGCTGCTGACTATGCCGCCTCTATGGGAATGCAAACAACAGGTATCGGTGGCACGCAATCCAACTACTACATGCTTGATGACGCAAATGGCGACGCCGCCCGCGCGTCCTACCTCGGCGACCCGTGGCACGCCGTCACCGTGGCCATCGTTTCTGCCTGCCGCACACATGGTCTCTTGCCCGTCGATGGCCCGTTCGGTGATTTCTCCGATGACGCTGGCTTCACCGCACAGGCCCGCCGCTCCGCAACGCTCGGCATGGTTGGCAAATGGGCGATCCACCCCAAACAGGTGGCACTCGCGAACGAGGTCTTCACCCCATCCGAAGCCCAAATCACCGAAGCCCGCGAAATCCTCGCCGCCATGGAAGAGGCCGAGAAATCAGGCCAAGGGGCCGCCGTGTACAAAGGCCGCCTTGTGGATCTTGCCTCCATTCGTCAGGCCCATGTGATCGTAAAACAGGCCGAAATGATCGGATAA
- a CDS encoding L,D-transpeptidase family protein → MIRTLRILSCLALFGGARLLAIWYTDRITPPPQIQTSIEGEIDHILIEKAARKMTLFQNGQPVRVYSIALGFGPIGDKVREGDGKTPEGLYKIDRRNPQSSFHLSLGINYPLPEDLQRAREGGYSAGGDIFIHGQPNRLPDNRKYAGDWTAGCIALTNPEIREVWAVTPIGTTVEIKA, encoded by the coding sequence ATGATCCGAACCCTTCGCATCCTATCGTGCCTCGCCCTTTTCGGCGGGGCGCGTCTGTTAGCCATCTGGTACACGGATCGCATCACACCTCCGCCCCAAATCCAAACCAGCATCGAAGGCGAAATTGATCACATTTTGATCGAAAAAGCCGCGCGCAAAATGACCCTTTTCCAAAACGGTCAACCCGTACGCGTCTATTCCATCGCACTCGGGTTTGGCCCGATTGGCGATAAAGTCCGCGAAGGCGATGGCAAAACGCCCGAAGGTCTTTACAAAATCGACCGCCGCAACCCCCAAAGCAGCTTTCACCTTTCGCTTGGCATCAACTACCCGCTGCCCGAAGATCTGCAACGCGCCCGCGAAGGCGGTTATTCCGCAGGAGGGGATATTTTTATCCACGGCCAACCCAACCGCCTACCAGACAACCGAAAATATGCAGGCGATTGGACAGCGGGCTGCATTGCCCTCACAAACCCGGAAATTCGCGAAGTTTGGGCTGTTACGCCCATCGGAACCACGGTAGAAATCAAGGCATAG
- a CDS encoding MalY/PatB family protein — protein MSFDDIIDRRGTRSAKWDAMEPLYGVSPDDGLAMWVADMDFRSPECVIKAAQDLTDHGVFGYRAGNDDYKAAIIWWMENRHNWTVKPEEIFTTYGLVNAVGMCLNTYTEKGDEIVLFTPVYHAFAKVINNAGRRVKECELVQKDGVYHMDFDAYDAQMTGAEKMLILCSPHNPSGRLWSEQELRDVAAFAQRHDLLIVSDEIHHDIVYPGKKHHPMPLAAPDCLDRLIMLTAPSKTFNIAGNHDGNVIIHDADLRAKFNATMLSLGVSSTLYGTEMTKAAYSPEGAKWVDEMREYIAENARVFDEGINAIPGLKSMPMDSTYLAWVDFSGTGMPMSEVLDRVRKQAKIAPNDGPTFGTGGEPFLRFNLGTPRANVEEAISRLQSAFADLQ, from the coding sequence ATGAGCTTTGACGACATCATCGACCGCCGCGGAACACGCTCCGCCAAATGGGACGCAATGGAACCGCTCTATGGCGTGTCTCCGGATGACGGTCTGGCCATGTGGGTGGCCGACATGGATTTCCGCTCCCCTGAATGCGTGATCAAAGCGGCTCAAGACCTCACCGATCACGGCGTCTTTGGCTATCGCGCTGGCAACGATGATTACAAAGCTGCGATCATCTGGTGGATGGAAAACCGCCACAACTGGACCGTTAAACCAGAAGAAATCTTCACCACCTACGGCCTCGTGAACGCGGTGGGCATGTGCCTGAACACCTACACCGAAAAGGGCGATGAAATCGTTCTCTTTACCCCCGTCTATCACGCCTTTGCCAAGGTGATTAACAACGCAGGCCGCCGTGTGAAAGAATGTGAATTGGTGCAAAAAGACGGCGTCTATCACATGGATTTCGATGCCTATGACGCGCAAATGACGGGCGCGGAAAAAATGTTGATCCTCTGCTCGCCTCACAACCCATCTGGGCGTCTGTGGTCCGAACAAGAATTGCGCGATGTGGCCGCCTTTGCCCAACGCCACGACCTGTTGATCGTGTCGGATGAAATCCACCATGACATCGTTTACCCTGGCAAAAAACACCACCCCATGCCGCTCGCCGCACCTGATTGCCTCGACCGTCTGATTATGCTGACCGCGCCGTCAAAAACCTTCAACATCGCGGGCAACCACGATGGCAACGTTATCATCCACGACGCCGACCTGCGTGCAAAATTCAACGCCACCATGCTTTCGCTTGGCGTGTCCTCTACCCTCTACGGGACCGAAATGACCAAAGCGGCCTATTCCCCCGAGGGCGCGAAATGGGTCGATGAAATGCGTGAATACATTGCCGAAAACGCCCGCGTCTTTGACGAAGGCATCAACGCCATTCCGGGTCTCAAATCCATGCCGATGGACTCAACTTATCTCGCATGGGTCGATTTCTCTGGCACGGGTATGCCCATGTCCGAAGTTTTGGATCGCGTCCGCAAACAGGCGAAAATCGCCCCGAACGATGGCCCCACCTTTGGCACAGGCGGCGAACCCTTCCTGCGCTTTAACCTCGGCACCCCCCGCGCCAACGTAGAAGAGGCCATTTCCCGCCTACAATCCGCCTTCGCCGATTTGCAGTAA
- the def gene encoding peptide deformylase: MSVKQILIHPDPLLKKQCAAVDTVSPEVQTLARDMLDTMYDAPGVGLAAPQVGVLSRIFVMDCTAKEEEPEPLVLINPQVVWTSEETSVYNEGCLSLPEMYEDVERPAKAVMQFLDIDGAQQEREFDGLWATCAQHELDHLNGKLFIDYLSGLKRSMITKKMMKLKKERARA, translated from the coding sequence ATGTCTGTGAAACAAATATTGATCCATCCCGATCCGCTTTTGAAAAAGCAATGCGCCGCTGTGGACACTGTGTCGCCCGAGGTTCAGACCTTGGCGCGGGATATGTTGGACACGATGTATGATGCCCCAGGTGTTGGCTTGGCCGCACCACAGGTGGGTGTGTTGAGCCGCATTTTTGTAATGGATTGTACCGCCAAAGAAGAAGAGCCAGAGCCGTTGGTTTTGATCAACCCGCAAGTGGTTTGGACATCAGAAGAAACCAGCGTTTACAACGAGGGCTGTTTGTCACTGCCTGAGATGTATGAAGATGTGGAGCGGCCAGCAAAAGCTGTTATGCAGTTTTTGGATATTGATGGGGCCCAGCAGGAACGTGAGTTTGACGGGTTGTGGGCCACATGTGCGCAGCATGAGTTGGACCATCTGAACGGCAAGTTGTTCATTGATTATCTGAGCGGGTTGAAGCGGTCGATGATCACCAAAAAGATGATGAAACTGAAAAAAGAGCGGGCGCGGGCGTGA
- the def gene encoding peptide deformylase — MSIRPYVPWPDARLRTVCDPVETVDDAVRAVWDDLLDTMYAMPGVGMAACQIGVMRRIAVVDASESGKEPIRMANPEILDASLKLREHTEASPNLPGVSAKIARPRGVTVSYLDETGMRVRKDLVGLWATSVQHQIDHLNGKMYFDHLSAVKRKMLIAKAQKKARRA, encoded by the coding sequence GTGAGTATTCGGCCCTATGTGCCTTGGCCTGATGCGCGGCTGCGCACGGTGTGTGATCCCGTGGAAACGGTGGATGACGCCGTGCGCGCGGTTTGGGATGATCTGCTTGATACGATGTATGCGATGCCAGGTGTTGGTATGGCGGCCTGTCAGATTGGCGTGATGCGGCGCATAGCGGTGGTGGATGCGAGCGAGAGTGGCAAAGAGCCGATCCGAATGGCGAACCCTGAAATTCTGGATGCGAGTTTGAAGTTGCGCGAGCATACGGAAGCGTCCCCGAATTTACCGGGTGTTTCGGCGAAAATTGCGCGGCCTCGTGGTGTGACAGTGTCGTATCTGGATGAAACGGGAATGCGGGTGCGCAAGGATCTGGTTGGGTTGTGGGCCACATCGGTGCAGCACCAGATCGATCATCTGAACGGGAAAATGTATTTCGATCATCTGTCGGCCGTAAAACGCAAAATGCTGATCGCCAAAGCGCAGAAAAAGGCCCGCAGAGCATGA
- the fmt gene encoding methionyl-tRNA formyltransferase: MKVVFMGTPEFSVPILEGIVAAGHEVCAVYCQPPRPAGRGKKDRPSAVQVAAERLGLPVRHPVNFKDTVDVAAFEALNADVGVVVAYGLILPQVMLDAPTKGCLNIHASLLPRWRGAAPIHRAIMAGDSETGVCVMQMEAGLDTGPVRVTVRTDILASDTTGVLHDRLSIMGRDAILDVLADGVSGDAITQSKEGVVYAAKIDKAEAEVDWSRPAGDVDCHIRGLSPFPGAWTMMEEQRVKLLMSTVAGGSGAAGVVINDALRVACGEGAVDLIRLQRAGKGAMDVDAFLQGFPVANGARLGGPAL; encoded by the coding sequence ATGAAGGTTGTGTTCATGGGCACGCCTGAGTTTTCGGTTCCGATTCTGGAAGGCATTGTTGCGGCAGGGCATGAAGTGTGTGCGGTGTATTGCCAGCCTCCCAGACCTGCGGGGCGTGGCAAGAAAGATCGCCCCTCTGCGGTGCAAGTCGCTGCCGAACGATTGGGACTGCCAGTTCGGCATCCTGTGAACTTCAAGGATACTGTTGATGTTGCGGCGTTTGAGGCGCTGAATGCAGATGTTGGGGTTGTGGTGGCCTATGGGTTGATCTTGCCACAGGTGATGTTGGATGCGCCGACAAAAGGCTGTTTGAATATCCACGCGAGTTTGCTGCCCCGATGGCGGGGGGCTGCGCCGATCCATCGTGCGATTATGGCGGGGGATTCCGAAACGGGTGTGTGTGTGATGCAGATGGAAGCGGGGCTCGATACGGGGCCGGTGCGAGTTACTGTGCGGACGGATATTTTGGCCAGTGACACGACAGGTGTTTTGCATGACCGGTTGAGCATCATGGGGCGGGATGCGATTTTGGACGTGCTGGCCGATGGTGTTTCTGGGGACGCGATCACGCAGTCCAAAGAGGGCGTTGTTTACGCCGCAAAGATCGACAAAGCCGAAGCGGAAGTGGATTGGTCGCGCCCTGCTGGCGACGTAGATTGCCATATTCGGGGGCTATCGCCGTTTCCGGGGGCTTGGACGATGATGGAAGAGCAGCGTGTGAAACTGTTGATGTCCACGGTTGCGGGCGGTTCTGGAGCGGCGGGTGTTGTGATAAACGACGCGCTGCGTGTGGCCTGTGGTGAGGGTGCGGTGGATTTGATCCGTTTGCAGCGTGCCGGCAAGGGTGCGATGGACGTGGATGCGTTTTTACAGGGCTTCCCCGTTGCAAACGGTGCGCGTTTGGGTGGGCCTGCGCTGTAA
- a CDS encoding trimeric intracellular cation channel family protein: MTALEFLDYASVFIFALTGALTASRAQLDLIGFAFLANLTAVGGGTIRDLLLDRNPIFWIDAPSFILVTTFAAAVVFATAHLFESRQRALLWLDALALSVAVAAGAGVALSLGHSPIIVAIMGAVTGTMGGLLRDVVANELPLALKQGELYVTAAFAGAIAALTTTQLTDNPLAALAACTLVTLTLRAGSIAFGWRLPVYKSRPPKQ; the protein is encoded by the coding sequence ATGACCGCCCTCGAATTTCTCGACTACGCTTCGGTCTTCATTTTTGCGCTCACGGGCGCACTCACGGCATCCCGCGCCCAACTTGATCTTATCGGCTTTGCTTTCCTCGCCAACCTCACCGCCGTTGGTGGTGGCACCATCCGCGATCTGCTCCTCGACCGAAACCCCATCTTCTGGATCGACGCCCCGAGCTTTATCCTCGTCACAACCTTCGCCGCCGCAGTAGTCTTTGCCACCGCCCACCTGTTTGAGTCCCGCCAACGCGCACTCCTCTGGCTTGATGCGCTCGCCCTGTCCGTGGCTGTTGCCGCGGGTGCAGGTGTCGCCCTCTCACTGGGCCACTCCCCGATCATTGTTGCCATTATGGGCGCGGTCACAGGCACAATGGGCGGCCTTTTGCGCGACGTGGTGGCCAACGAACTGCCGCTCGCGCTGAAACAAGGGGAACTTTACGTCACCGCAGCCTTCGCAGGGGCCATCGCCGCGCTTACCACAACACAACTCACCGACAATCCACTGGCCGCCCTCGCGGCCTGTACGCTTGTCACACTCACCCTACGCGCAGGGTCCATCGCATTCGGCTGGCGCTTGCCCGTCTACAAAAGCCGCCCACCCAAACAATAA
- the rnhA gene encoding ribonuclease HI — MPKLYAYTDGACSGNPGPGGWGALLLAKDGDTVLKSRELSGGEAETTNNRMELLAAINALNALDKPSTITVVTDSVYVKDGITKWIHGWKSRGWKTAAKKPVKNEDLWKDLDAATQRHTITWEWVKGHAGFEENEKADELARAGMEPFKSK, encoded by the coding sequence ATGCCTAAACTCTATGCCTACACAGATGGCGCCTGTTCTGGAAATCCTGGCCCGGGTGGCTGGGGCGCACTGCTGCTTGCCAAAGACGGCGACACCGTCCTCAAATCGCGCGAACTTTCGGGCGGCGAAGCGGAAACCACCAACAACCGCATGGAACTGCTCGCCGCGATCAACGCGTTGAACGCGCTCGATAAACCCAGCACCATCACCGTTGTGACAGACAGTGTTTATGTCAAAGACGGTATCACCAAGTGGATTCACGGCTGGAAATCGCGCGGCTGGAAAACCGCCGCCAAAAAACCCGTCAAAAACGAAGACCTGTGGAAAGACCTCGACGCCGCCACCCAGCGCCACACCATCACATGGGAATGGGTCAAAGGCCACGCAGGCTTTGAAGAAAACGAAAAAGCAGACGAACTCGCCCGCGCAGGCATGGAACCGTTTAAATCGAAATGA
- a CDS encoding class I SAM-dependent methyltransferase produces MTDLETIAVYDAKAQDYVDLVSTDKPNRHLRAFIAALPSGGHALDIGCGPGNSAAAMIAAGLTVKAIDPSTEMVALGSKKFGIDITQGTYDDITETAQYDGIWSSFSMLHIPRVDVPRHLAAMRKALKPNGTLVIGVKTGTGEERDGIGRRYTYFTRTELDSLLIDAGLTPTHHFEGEEAGLAGTIDPFIIVTAHA; encoded by the coding sequence ATGACCGACCTCGAAACAATTGCCGTTTATGACGCCAAGGCCCAAGACTACGTGGATTTGGTCTCAACGGATAAACCAAACCGCCACCTTCGCGCCTTCATCGCCGCCCTTCCATCAGGCGGACACGCGCTTGATATCGGCTGTGGACCAGGCAATTCTGCCGCCGCTATGATCGCCGCTGGACTTACCGTCAAAGCCATTGACCCAAGCACCGAAATGGTCGCTTTGGGCAGCAAAAAATTCGGCATAGATATCACCCAAGGCACCTATGACGACATCACTGAAACGGCCCAATACGACGGTATTTGGTCGAGCTTTTCTATGCTGCACATCCCCCGCGTCGATGTTCCCCGCCACCTTGCCGCCATGCGCAAAGCGCTCAAACCAAACGGCACATTAGTGATCGGCGTGAAAACAGGCACGGGCGAAGAACGCGATGGCATCGGGCGCCGCTACACCTATTTTACCCGCACAGAACTTGATTCTCTTCTCATTGACGCTGGCCTCACACCCACACATCATTTTGAAGGCGAAGAAGCAGGCCTCGCAGGCACCATTGACCCCTTCATCATCGTAACCGCCCATGCCTAA
- a CDS encoding LysE family translocator, whose protein sequence is MISAQFLITALVVVLIPGTGVVYTLAMGLGQGRRAAIWAALGCTFGIVPHLAAATLGLAALLHSSALLFQVVKFAGVAYLLYLAYQALLTGGTLNVTPERTATLGPKIAMRGALINILNPKLSVFFLALLPPFLSGTATTATAEMTLLGLIFMALTFAVFVLYGLFAATAREWLLGSETAMRWMSRSFAAIFAALAARLAFERA, encoded by the coding sequence ATGATATCAGCTCAATTCCTCATCACCGCCCTCGTCGTCGTCCTCATCCCGGGAACAGGCGTGGTTTACACACTTGCCATGGGTCTTGGCCAAGGCCGACGCGCCGCCATCTGGGCTGCTTTGGGATGCACCTTCGGCATCGTCCCTCACCTTGCCGCCGCAACTCTCGGTCTCGCCGCCCTGTTGCATTCCTCCGCACTCCTGTTCCAAGTCGTAAAATTCGCAGGCGTCGCGTACCTCCTCTACCTCGCCTACCAAGCTCTTCTGACAGGCGGTACACTCAACGTTACGCCCGAACGCACCGCCACATTAGGCCCGAAAATCGCCATGCGCGGCGCACTGATCAATATCCTTAACCCGAAACTCTCGGTCTTCTTCCTCGCACTGCTGCCACCCTTCCTGTCCGGAACCGCCACCACCGCGACCGCAGAAATGACCCTCCTCGGCCTCATCTTTATGGCCCTCACCTTTGCCGTTTTCGTGCTCTATGGCTTGTTTGCCGCCACCGCACGCGAATGGCTTCTTGGATCTGAAACAGCCATGCGCTGGATGTCGCGCAGCTTTGCGGCCATATTCGCGGCCCTTGCCGCTCGCCTCGCATTTGAAAGAGCATAA
- a CDS encoding DUF3429 domain-containing protein: MILPPRTPTALTALGAAPFVIGAVGAYTDTVLTLFPYSSVETVIHYGIIILSFMTGILWGFASRAEDGKSSYAYITSVLPALYVFFFVVGTDADKLEALMFGFFFLLAIDLSFQKAKLAPPWWMTLRIPVTLVVLAALILTRISI; the protein is encoded by the coding sequence ATGATCCTCCCCCCTCGCACACCCACCGCGCTTACCGCCCTTGGGGCCGCCCCTTTCGTGATTGGCGCAGTTGGTGCATACACCGATACCGTTCTCACGCTGTTTCCCTATTCCAGTGTTGAAACCGTCATCCACTACGGCATCATCATACTATCCTTCATGACAGGCATTCTCTGGGGATTCGCGTCCCGCGCAGAAGACGGCAAATCCTCCTATGCTTACATCACCAGCGTCCTGCCAGCCCTTTACGTGTTCTTCTTCGTGGTCGGCACAGACGCCGACAAACTCGAAGCGCTCATGTTCGGCTTCTTCTTCCTACTCGCCATCGACTTGTCCTTCCAAAAGGCAAAACTCGCACCCCCGTGGTGGATGACCCTGCGCATCCCCGTCACACTGGTGGTCCTCGCCGCCCTCATCCTCACACGCATCAGCATCTAG
- the ispH gene encoding 4-hydroxy-3-methylbut-2-enyl diphosphate reductase gives MTKPPLNLYLAAPRGFCAGVDRAIKIVEMAIEKWGAPVYVRHEIVHNKYVVDSLRDQGAIFVEELEECPDDRPVIFSAHGVPKSVPAAAQAREMVFVDATCPLVSKVHIEAERHHANGLQMVMIGHDGHPETVGTMGQLPEGEVLLVETPADVATLQPRDADKLAYITQTTLSVDDTIEIVNALKSRFPAIVGPHKEDICYATTNRQEAVKAVAPKIDALLVIGAPNSSNSKRLVEVGKTAGCTYSQLVQRAADIDWRALEGIKSIGITAGASAPEVLINEVIDAFKARYDVTSEVVETAVENVTFKVPRVLRDTAA, from the coding sequence ATGACAAAACCACCGCTGAATCTCTACCTCGCCGCCCCGCGCGGCTTTTGCGCAGGCGTCGATCGCGCCATTAAAATCGTCGAAATGGCCATCGAAAAATGGGGCGCACCTGTCTATGTGCGTCATGAAATCGTCCACAACAAATACGTGGTGGACTCCCTGCGCGATCAAGGCGCAATCTTCGTGGAAGAACTCGAAGAATGCCCCGACGACCGCCCAGTGATCTTTTCCGCCCACGGTGTCCCAAAATCCGTTCCCGCCGCCGCTCAGGCACGCGAAATGGTCTTTGTCGATGCCACTTGCCCGCTGGTGAGCAAAGTACACATCGAAGCAGAACGCCACCACGCCAACGGCCTACAAATGGTGATGATCGGCCACGACGGCCACCCCGAAACCGTTGGTACCATGGGCCAGCTCCCCGAAGGCGAAGTCCTTTTGGTGGAAACCCCTGCGGATGTGGCAACCCTCCAACCGCGCGATGCGGACAAACTCGCCTACATCACGCAAACCACCTTGTCTGTGGATGACACAATCGAAATCGTGAATGCGCTGAAATCCCGCTTCCCCGCCATCGTTGGCCCCCACAAAGAAGACATCTGCTACGCCACAACCAACCGCCAAGAAGCAGTAAAGGCCGTCGCCCCGAAAATCGACGCGCTATTGGTGATCGGCGCGCCCAACTCTTCCAACTCTAAACGTCTGGTCGAAGTGGGTAAAACCGCTGGATGCACCTATTCCCAGCTTGTCCAAAGGGCCGCAGACATCGACTGGCGCGCGCTGGAAGGCATCAAATCCATCGGCATCACCGCAGGGGCCTCAGCCCCCGAGGTGTTGATTAACGAGGTCATCGATGCTTTCAAAGCCCGCTATGACGTCACCAGCGAAGTGGTCGAAACCGCTGTGGAAAACGTGACCTTCAAAGTCCCCCGCGTGTTGCGCGACACCGCCGCATGA